In the Agrococcus sp. Marseille-Q4369 genome, one interval contains:
- a CDS encoding uracil-DNA glycosylase: protein MTEALDELVDAGRLDGAWADALRPVEHVVRDLGERLRAEVAQGRPYLPPGDAVLRAFRRPLDDVRVLVVGQDPYPTPGHSIGLAFAVERHVRPLPRSLVNIYRELHDDLGLEPVPHGDLSAWADQGVLLLNRVLTVQAGVTDSHRGWGWERVTEAAIRALVARQRPDGSRAPLVAILWGNKAQSLAPLLEGVPTIVSAHPSPLSARRGFFGSRPFSRANEALVAQGAPPIDWRIPDGAWAGEALSRGIPQHRCGTRGPRS, encoded by the coding sequence ATGACGGAGGCGCTCGACGAGCTCGTCGACGCGGGCCGGCTCGATGGAGCATGGGCGGATGCGCTCCGCCCGGTCGAGCACGTCGTGCGCGACCTGGGCGAGCGGTTGCGCGCCGAGGTCGCCCAGGGGCGGCCGTACCTCCCGCCGGGCGACGCGGTGCTGCGCGCCTTCCGACGGCCGCTCGACGACGTGCGGGTGCTCGTCGTGGGGCAGGACCCGTACCCGACGCCCGGCCACTCGATCGGGCTCGCGTTCGCCGTCGAGCGGCACGTGCGGCCGCTGCCGCGATCGCTCGTGAACATCTACCGCGAGCTGCACGACGACTTGGGGCTCGAGCCGGTGCCGCACGGCGACCTCTCGGCATGGGCCGATCAGGGCGTGCTGCTGCTCAACCGCGTGCTCACGGTGCAGGCGGGGGTCACCGACTCGCACCGGGGCTGGGGATGGGAGCGCGTGACGGAGGCAGCGATCCGCGCGCTCGTCGCGCGCCAGCGGCCCGACGGCTCGCGCGCGCCGCTCGTGGCCATCCTGTGGGGCAACAAGGCGCAGTCGCTCGCGCCGCTGCTCGAGGGCGTGCCGACGATCGTCTCGGCGCACCCCTCGCCGCTCAGCGCACGTCGCGGGTTCTTCGGCTCGCGCCCGTTCTCGCGTGCGAACGAGGCGCTCGTCGCGCAGGGCGCGCCGCCGATCGACTGGCGCATCCCCGACGGGGCCTGGGCCGGGGAAGCCCTGAGCCGAGGAATTCCGCAACATCGTTGCGGAACCCGCGGCCCGCGCTCCTGA